A window of the Bdellovibrio sp. ZAP7 genome harbors these coding sequences:
- a CDS encoding conjugal transfer protein TraF — translation MFKRGSVLLSATLCTFLLMNSARADESISTTIHHQYQSPRALGMGDAFVAVADDYTAIFYNPAGLARLENGQVNLSMSFAGTPGAKDFYDEYKAIEDNAALSDSAKQQAYIDLITAHFGDVYSIRTTPMEGVWVRPKWGVALIPMDLTVELQMHRSVPAAIDTKVYADTTLALSYGDDFNWFSNGRFSMGITAKFINRGFLSKKLQAIDLANSDQIVRKEDLAEGYTIDGDIGMLWTPEIPGTGFWSWMQLVRPTFGAVVRNVAETGFNNSLKLVNKDQTTENLHPEKNYRVYDLGTRWEYPRAWIFGGRGVLDIRDLGHPDFNWRRGVHAGLEFDWFVYNWWKGHYRVGMSQGYWTAGLSAELGIFNLDVVSYADDVGSRNTAVESRVYATRLNLDF, via the coding sequence ATGTTTAAAAGAGGATCTGTTCTCCTCTCGGCCACACTCTGCACATTTCTTTTAATGAACTCTGCACGAGCGGATGAAAGTATCAGCACAACGATTCACCATCAATACCAGTCGCCGCGTGCGTTGGGGATGGGCGATGCCTTTGTCGCGGTGGCTGATGACTACACTGCCATTTTCTATAATCCAGCAGGTCTGGCTCGTCTTGAAAATGGACAAGTGAACTTATCAATGAGCTTCGCGGGAACTCCGGGCGCCAAAGACTTTTATGATGAATACAAGGCGATCGAAGATAATGCTGCTTTGAGTGATTCGGCTAAACAACAAGCTTACATCGATTTGATTACAGCCCATTTCGGAGACGTGTATTCAATTCGTACAACACCAATGGAAGGTGTTTGGGTTCGACCTAAATGGGGTGTTGCGCTGATTCCAATGGATCTTACGGTTGAATTGCAAATGCATCGTAGTGTACCTGCTGCCATTGATACCAAAGTGTATGCAGATACAACATTAGCCCTTTCTTATGGTGATGATTTTAACTGGTTTTCCAATGGTCGTTTTTCAATGGGTATTACGGCTAAATTCATCAATCGTGGATTTTTAAGTAAAAAACTTCAGGCGATTGATCTGGCAAATAGTGATCAAATCGTTCGAAAAGAAGACTTGGCAGAAGGTTATACGATTGATGGTGATATCGGCATGTTGTGGACTCCGGAAATTCCAGGGACTGGGTTCTGGAGCTGGATGCAGCTGGTTCGTCCAACATTTGGAGCTGTCGTAAGAAACGTTGCAGAGACTGGATTCAACAATTCTTTGAAATTGGTAAACAAGGACCAAACAACTGAAAACCTGCATCCTGAAAAAAACTACCGCGTTTATGATTTGGGGACTCGTTGGGAGTATCCGCGCGCTTGGATCTTCGGTGGTCGCGGCGTTTTAGATATTCGCGATTTGGGTCATCCTGACTTTAACTGGCGTCGGGGAGTACATGCCGGCCTTGAATTCGACTGGTTCGTTTATAACTGGTGGAAGGGGCATTACCGCGTGGGCATGAGCCAGGGATACTGGACGGCGGGTCTGTCTGCAGAACTGGGCATCTTTAACTTGGATGTCGTGAGCTACGCAGACGATGTCGGATCAAGAAACACGGCTGTCGAAAGCCGTGTTTACGCGACAAGATTGAATCTTGATTTCTAA
- a CDS encoding PD-(D/E)XK nuclease family protein, protein MLQIVPIENRSQINELFAKYNPREQSWLVSDLRTKFELQQKILARDGQYVDESVLRASDLWKLLLKRLEPRLRLVSNPFARSILRTILDENAEALGVNSSAEDTVFSYIDQLAAIIFHPEGTQKLNDWFDEHPEAKNRWGAWYLRARFCAIQLLEKYNIITAGWITSYLQNFNDLERVWDIPLIVDLSGEISRVEAEILRTLSRTIDVVVLEPTPTWRDEFKYLLRPYEDLRGQSSSIKKLQPAAPVTKTKEVLRFSGMLAEIKNSVGQVRKWLEAGIPADNIAVIAPDIEQYWPVLQAFLKEEGIPVQKDITHKIQSLPSATRWLATLRAKSGRLSSSDLEISFFEKHESQALRYEDFKALFKSLYVNEDLARNELIHKIYFEQIDLSGPVVRDEFVGKALSFWSSSDTEVVQIVLRELLQNATANTKLIWKEWLSYLESIVAAKEYSLEKGESSGVLVTKLMSAYSEKARYRIFVGLTDESLKSRNKTQLSGSDYFDLAKDIGFYLDNPDQSDLAFELRLLAEADSVHDIYCFGGTDLSGTLCSPSTFWMSLNEGHAHETLTVPMETRWDEIQYSKQGANRTWIDSRKAEIEHKIQLDLGKADLPLVELKKLPSISASAIESYLECPFIFAAQRYFKLKDLPEVDLDVDHRTRGQLAHALFEKLTQEPMRFDWQSAEIEEILESVRKDKNMLFADERLWLPLRKKHVQLAQRFLDFEKTWRQEYNLTKTLAREKRFEFYLDPKSETLSKEASDGAFRISGSIDRVDTDQDGHLVLLDYKSSAGGISAHGSWLKNHELQLLFYMWVIEKSLMEEMKGEVIGLFYYIFRTFDRKGFRVNDKAGRLYPATRTKDKNATLEAKELYLTEFSKILLATLERIRLGEIRPAPVDTQICTSCEWRRQCRAPHLN, encoded by the coding sequence ATGCTACAAATTGTCCCAATCGAAAATCGCTCGCAGATCAACGAGCTATTTGCCAAATACAATCCACGAGAACAGTCGTGGCTGGTTTCGGATTTGCGCACCAAATTCGAATTGCAGCAAAAAATCTTAGCTCGTGACGGCCAGTACGTGGACGAATCGGTTCTGCGTGCCAGCGATTTGTGGAAGCTGTTGTTAAAACGTCTGGAGCCGCGCCTGCGTTTGGTGAGTAATCCCTTCGCGCGTTCCATCTTACGTACAATTTTGGATGAAAACGCCGAAGCCTTGGGAGTGAACTCTTCCGCGGAAGACACGGTCTTTTCGTATATTGATCAATTAGCAGCAATCATTTTCCATCCCGAGGGAACGCAAAAGCTCAACGATTGGTTCGATGAACATCCTGAAGCCAAAAATCGTTGGGGCGCCTGGTATCTGCGTGCCCGTTTCTGCGCGATTCAGCTTTTAGAAAAATACAACATCATCACGGCGGGTTGGATCACGTCTTATCTTCAAAATTTCAATGACCTTGAAAGAGTTTGGGATATTCCATTGATCGTGGATTTAAGTGGCGAGATCTCCCGCGTCGAGGCCGAGATTCTAAGAACTCTGTCGCGCACCATTGACGTTGTGGTGTTGGAACCAACGCCAACATGGCGTGATGAATTTAAATACCTGTTGCGACCCTATGAAGATTTGCGTGGGCAAAGTTCGTCCATTAAAAAGCTTCAGCCTGCGGCTCCCGTAACTAAGACCAAAGAAGTTCTGCGCTTCTCGGGGATGCTGGCTGAAATCAAAAATTCTGTGGGCCAGGTTCGTAAATGGCTCGAGGCGGGGATTCCTGCTGACAACATTGCAGTGATTGCTCCTGATATCGAGCAATACTGGCCCGTGCTGCAAGCTTTCCTCAAAGAAGAAGGCATTCCTGTTCAAAAAGATATTACTCACAAAATCCAAAGTTTGCCTTCGGCGACTCGCTGGCTGGCAACGTTGCGTGCAAAGAGTGGGCGCCTGTCCTCATCAGATTTGGAAATCTCGTTTTTTGAAAAACATGAATCCCAAGCGCTTCGCTACGAAGACTTCAAAGCTTTATTTAAAAGTCTGTACGTGAATGAGGATCTGGCCCGTAATGAACTGATACATAAAATTTATTTCGAGCAGATTGATTTAAGCGGCCCTGTGGTACGCGATGAATTTGTTGGGAAGGCCTTAAGTTTTTGGAGTTCCTCTGATACGGAAGTCGTGCAAATCGTGTTGCGCGAACTTTTGCAGAATGCGACGGCCAATACCAAATTGATCTGGAAAGAATGGCTTAGCTATCTTGAAAGTATCGTCGCGGCCAAAGAATACAGTCTGGAAAAAGGCGAGAGTTCTGGTGTTCTGGTCACAAAGCTGATGTCTGCGTACAGCGAAAAAGCCCGCTATCGTATATTCGTGGGACTGACAGATGAGTCTTTGAAGTCTCGCAATAAAACTCAGCTGTCGGGCTCTGATTATTTTGATCTTGCCAAAGATATCGGTTTTTATCTGGATAATCCCGATCAAAGCGATTTGGCTTTTGAGTTGAGACTTTTAGCGGAAGCTGATTCTGTCCACGACATCTATTGTTTCGGGGGAACAGACCTTTCAGGCACTCTTTGTTCACCATCCACTTTTTGGATGAGTTTAAATGAAGGTCATGCCCACGAAACGCTGACTGTTCCTATGGAAACTCGCTGGGATGAAATTCAGTATTCCAAGCAGGGTGCAAACAGAACTTGGATCGATAGTCGTAAAGCCGAAATCGAGCACAAAATTCAACTGGATCTTGGAAAAGCAGATTTGCCTTTAGTGGAACTTAAGAAGCTCCCAAGCATTTCTGCCTCTGCGATTGAAAGCTATTTGGAATGTCCGTTTATTTTCGCGGCCCAAAGATACTTTAAGCTTAAAGATCTGCCCGAGGTGGATCTGGATGTGGATCACCGCACTCGCGGGCAGTTAGCCCATGCCTTGTTTGAAAAACTCACTCAAGAACCCATGCGCTTTGATTGGCAATCCGCTGAGATCGAAGAAATTTTGGAATCCGTCCGCAAAGACAAAAACATGCTGTTTGCAGACGAGCGGTTGTGGCTGCCTCTACGTAAAAAGCATGTGCAGTTAGCACAAAGATTCCTGGATTTTGAAAAAACTTGGCGCCAGGAATATAACCTGACCAAAACTCTGGCGCGAGAAAAGCGTTTTGAATTTTACCTGGATCCAAAAAGTGAAACCCTCAGTAAAGAGGCAAGCGATGGTGCTTTTCGTATCTCGGGTTCCATTGACCGTGTGGATACTGACCAAGACGGCCACTTGGTATTGCTGGATTATAAAAGCTCCGCCGGCGGTATTTCAGCCCACGGTTCATGGCTTAAAAACCATGAACTGCAACTTTTGTTTTACATGTGGGTGATTGAAAAATCCCTGATGGAGGAAATGAAGGGCGAAGTCATTGGCTTGTTTTATTATATTTTCCGTACTTTTGATCGCAAAGGTTTCCGCGTAAACGACAAAGCGGGCCGTTTGTATCCTGCGACTCGCACCAAAGACAAAAATGCCACTTTGGAAGCGAAGGAACTTTACCTAACAGAGTTCTCGAAAATTTTGCTGGCAACCTTGGAACGTATTCGTCTGGGCGAGATTCGTCCCGCACCGGTAGATACGCAAATTTGTACCTCGTGTGAATGGAGAAGACAGTGTCGAGCACCGCACCTCAATTAA
- a CDS encoding exodeoxyribonuclease V subunit beta, which yields MSSTAPQLKNTILRAGAGAGKTTRLTELFLDYAAYFKTMHGKLPRIVVTTFTRKATQELKERLSAEALKRKSDELFHYANSRSQVQISTIHGVLSLFLSRYGSAIGLTPDYKIMSDSEIRRGARKIMRKHILENPNLQELLEEYEFSVIESALLQYFSERIVFPQLHFISAEEQEIETRKVIKDIGGRLKRVCLEIDQETDNEKWKEYVASLWSFNWDAQDLGQFFGMLQGMWDGITKPQYRKASPPFSGSLNDELEELRDRIDKLLEASRYRPDYWMKHQKNCEQFETLARLFCQDLMQQKLESGLLSMSDLETLSYKIIKESPESAENFSQEWDFWMVDEYQDTSPIQVEILRSLIGSKLHFVVGDPQQSIYLFRGARSEVFQEKVNEISLQEGDVQEKLVNYRSTPEVLEFFNHYFTRLDKKQFASMTPHPEKEKKGPADPVVQVLVTETTAEDEVSKEYLGTVSRIQELLNEGVSPEQICVLSRTHKVLSDIAKVAQDYGVPLQLHSGSGFYERREVLDALSILKFLVNPHDNANFVALLRSPWLAMTDTEIMDLCHSFKHSFWREALKTLEGRSAQHPISILKTLLDTSEEKGLSFTLKSALIDLGLFDYSARIDSTGRREANLWKVVSLLSEEERRPGFNFLDFLDSSLDSLSTDEGGEDSDATPVIEPKRVNFMTVHASKGLQFEHVILPGMGKDPRASFAPVISFHEKTGQWTLKVRDEDTQMLAGSILADQIMEELRRREGDEFHRVLYVALTRAKSGVTLQWDEKKIGKKSWAALCPLNIEEGFHEETDFSYVVRRENPHPVKMADQELEHKELRAPWSVNHKEEKRKYISVTELVAPEAVSGSEYVQTVAQLAPGLARAQQGTMAHRLFESLKFTSYEDLLKISDEDLKAPLTFLAETEQLPLLKIIENGFVEWGFALMEQNALMQGQIDLWGIVDDTVWLVDYKTGSQRYSETAFKQLEAYAWALYRMKYLDRVKSVKLAVVYPMDEIVKIKEIPQLTELNTRMKSQIAEYIKQPDNKRP from the coding sequence GTGTCGAGCACCGCACCTCAATTAAAAAACACGATTCTTCGCGCGGGTGCGGGAGCCGGTAAGACCACTCGTTTGACCGAGTTGTTCCTGGATTATGCCGCTTACTTTAAAACCATGCATGGCAAGTTGCCACGCATCGTGGTGACAACGTTCACTCGTAAAGCCACACAAGAATTAAAAGAGCGTCTTTCCGCAGAAGCCTTAAAGCGTAAAAGCGACGAGCTTTTCCATTATGCGAATTCTCGGTCACAGGTTCAGATTTCCACGATCCACGGAGTTTTAAGTCTGTTTTTATCCCGCTATGGCTCTGCCATCGGTTTAACTCCGGATTATAAAATCATGAGTGACAGTGAAATTCGTCGTGGTGCGCGTAAAATCATGCGTAAGCACATCCTGGAAAATCCAAATCTTCAGGAACTTTTGGAAGAGTACGAATTCAGCGTCATCGAAAGTGCACTTTTACAATATTTCTCGGAAAGAATCGTCTTTCCGCAATTGCATTTTATTTCGGCTGAAGAGCAAGAAATTGAAACTCGCAAGGTCATCAAAGACATCGGTGGTCGTTTAAAACGCGTCTGTCTTGAAATCGATCAGGAAACTGATAACGAAAAATGGAAAGAGTACGTCGCGAGTCTGTGGTCCTTTAACTGGGATGCGCAGGATTTAGGCCAGTTCTTTGGAATGTTGCAGGGGATGTGGGATGGGATTACAAAGCCCCAGTATCGCAAGGCATCTCCGCCATTTAGTGGCAGTTTGAACGATGAGCTTGAAGAGTTGCGTGATCGTATCGACAAATTGTTAGAAGCCTCCCGCTATCGTCCTGACTATTGGATGAAGCATCAAAAGAACTGTGAGCAGTTCGAAACACTGGCACGACTTTTCTGTCAGGATTTGATGCAGCAAAAACTGGAAAGCGGTTTGCTTTCCATGTCTGATTTGGAAACGTTAAGTTATAAAATTATCAAAGAGTCTCCGGAATCTGCAGAAAACTTCTCGCAAGAGTGGGATTTCTGGATGGTCGACGAGTATCAAGACACCAGCCCGATTCAAGTGGAAATCTTGCGCAGCCTGATTGGCAGCAAGCTTCATTTCGTGGTGGGTGACCCTCAACAAAGTATTTACTTGTTCCGTGGTGCCCGCTCTGAAGTTTTCCAAGAAAAGGTGAATGAGATTTCCCTGCAAGAAGGCGACGTTCAGGAAAAACTGGTGAACTATCGTTCCACGCCGGAAGTTTTGGAATTTTTTAATCACTACTTCACTCGCTTGGATAAAAAGCAATTTGCTTCCATGACTCCGCATCCTGAAAAAGAAAAAAAGGGACCGGCGGATCCCGTGGTTCAAGTTTTAGTGACTGAAACCACAGCTGAAGACGAAGTTTCTAAAGAATACCTGGGCACGGTGTCGCGCATTCAAGAACTATTGAATGAGGGTGTATCGCCAGAGCAAATCTGTGTTCTTTCCAGAACACATAAAGTTTTGTCTGATATTGCGAAAGTGGCACAAGATTACGGTGTTCCTTTGCAACTTCACAGCGGCAGTGGCTTTTATGAACGCCGCGAAGTTTTGGATGCACTATCGATTTTAAAGTTCCTGGTGAATCCGCACGACAATGCGAATTTCGTGGCCCTCCTGCGTTCACCGTGGCTGGCCATGACCGATACCGAAATCATGGATCTTTGTCATAGCTTCAAACACTCTTTCTGGAGAGAAGCTCTAAAAACTCTTGAAGGCAGATCCGCCCAGCATCCGATTTCGATTTTAAAAACGTTGCTGGACACCAGTGAAGAAAAAGGTCTGTCATTCACTCTGAAAAGTGCTTTGATTGATTTGGGTCTATTTGATTATTCCGCACGCATTGATTCCACAGGCCGTCGCGAGGCAAATTTGTGGAAAGTCGTATCGCTATTAAGCGAAGAAGAACGTCGTCCTGGTTTTAACTTTCTGGATTTCCTGGATAGCAGTCTGGATTCTTTGTCGACGGATGAGGGTGGCGAAGATTCAGATGCAACCCCCGTGATTGAACCAAAGCGGGTGAACTTCATGACCGTGCATGCCTCCAAAGGTTTGCAGTTTGAACACGTGATTTTGCCAGGAATGGGTAAAGATCCGCGCGCAAGCTTTGCTCCGGTAATTTCTTTCCATGAAAAAACAGGTCAATGGACTTTGAAAGTTCGTGATGAAGACACACAGATGTTGGCGGGCAGTATTCTGGCCGATCAAATCATGGAAGAGCTTCGTCGCCGTGAGGGTGACGAGTTCCATCGCGTGCTTTATGTGGCCTTAACGCGTGCGAAATCCGGTGTGACTTTGCAATGGGACGAGAAAAAGATCGGGAAAAAATCCTGGGCGGCTTTGTGTCCTTTGAATATCGAAGAAGGATTCCACGAAGAGACTGATTTTTCTTATGTCGTACGCCGTGAAAATCCACATCCGGTAAAAATGGCGGATCAAGAGCTTGAACACAAAGAATTGCGTGCACCTTGGTCCGTAAACCATAAAGAAGAAAAGCGTAAGTATATTTCTGTAACAGAGTTAGTTGCGCCTGAAGCTGTCTCGGGAAGTGAATACGTGCAAACGGTTGCGCAATTGGCACCGGGATTGGCACGTGCTCAGCAAGGAACAATGGCTCATCGCCTGTTTGAATCCTTGAAATTCACATCTTATGAAGACCTGTTAAAGATCTCTGATGAAGATTTGAAAGCGCCTCTGACTTTCCTGGCAGAAACGGAACAACTCCCGCTTTTGAAAATCATTGAAAATGGTTTTGTGGAGTGGGGGTTTGCTTTGATGGAACAAAATGCTTTAATGCAAGGTCAGATCGACTTGTGGGGCATCGTTGATGATACCGTTTGGTTGGTGGATTACAAAACGGGCTCGCAACGTTATTCAGAAACTGCGTTTAAACAATTGGAAGCCTATGCCTGGGCTTTGTATCGCATGAAGTATCTGGATCGGGTGAAATCCGTGAAATTGGCGGTGGTTTATCCGATGGATGAAATCGTGAAGATCAAGGAAATTCCGCAGCTGACAGAGCTGAACACGCGTATGAAGTCGCAGATTGCTGAGTATATTAAGCAACCTGATAATAAGCGCCCTTAA
- the rnhA gene encoding ribonuclease HI codes for MKNNRGYIQIFSDGACSGNPGPGGWASVVLLPDDTVTELGAGDRATTNNRMEMKATIEALKFVAEVPGPVHFYTDSTYVIRGITQWVFGWKKRGWKTAEGAEVSNRDLWEELSQVVQARGPSNKVDWRYSRGHVGIPGNERCDQIAVAFSKNDYIDLYSGSLKNYPINILEVPADHSLPEMKSPTEKKAAFSYLSSIGGLVYRHRDWPSCQKRVSGKSGAKFKKSTSAQDELEILKSWGLPVSTPIKEG; via the coding sequence GTGAAAAACAATCGCGGTTATATCCAAATTTTTTCTGATGGTGCTTGTTCTGGAAATCCCGGTCCTGGTGGCTGGGCGTCGGTCGTTTTGTTACCCGATGACACTGTTACGGAATTAGGTGCCGGGGATCGCGCAACGACGAACAATCGTATGGAAATGAAGGCCACAATCGAAGCCTTAAAGTTCGTCGCAGAAGTTCCAGGTCCTGTGCATTTTTATACAGACTCCACCTACGTTATTCGCGGAATTACCCAATGGGTTTTTGGTTGGAAAAAACGTGGTTGGAAAACCGCTGAAGGTGCTGAAGTTTCCAATCGTGATTTGTGGGAAGAGTTAAGCCAAGTTGTACAAGCCCGTGGGCCCAGCAATAAAGTCGATTGGCGCTATAGCCGTGGTCACGTCGGTATTCCGGGGAATGAGCGCTGCGATCAGATCGCCGTCGCCTTTTCAAAAAATGATTACATCGATTTATATTCCGGAAGTCTTAAAAATTACCCTATCAATATTTTGGAAGTCCCTGCGGATCATTCTTTGCCAGAGATGAAATCTCCGACAGAGAAAAAAGCAGCGTTCAGTTATTTAAGCAGTATCGGTGGACTGGTGTATCGTCATCGTGATTGGCCATCTTGCCAAAAACGTGTGAGTGGTAAGTCCGGTGCAAAATTTAAAAAATCCACCTCGGCACAGGATGAATTAGAAATTCTAAAATCCTGGGGCCTGCCAGTCAGCACACCGATCAAAGAAGGATAG
- a CDS encoding SDR family oxidoreductase, translating to MEITGRHILITGANRGIGRAFAKMCAEDKANVHLVIRKEDPELVEELNSAGAKSVTVWIANLSDRAAVSELIKKLQDVQIDILFNNAGQLTGGLLETQSMDEIYEMLQVNVNSLIQLTHGLLPGMLARKRGKIINNSSVAAYMYFPSNSTYAASKSAVVAFTQCLHAELKDTGVSTLLLITPGIKTRMFDKVVDVFSKNMEVPNDTISPAQYVKMIREAILHDIDVLEPSGLTGWALKAAKFAKPLFDFEVGRRFRR from the coding sequence ATGGAAATTACAGGACGACATATTCTGATTACAGGCGCAAACCGAGGTATCGGTCGTGCTTTCGCAAAAATGTGTGCGGAAGATAAAGCCAATGTTCACTTGGTGATTCGTAAAGAAGATCCCGAGCTGGTGGAAGAGCTGAATTCCGCTGGAGCCAAGTCCGTCACGGTTTGGATTGCGAATCTCTCCGACCGTGCTGCCGTTTCGGAGTTAATTAAAAAACTTCAAGATGTGCAGATCGATATTCTGTTCAATAATGCCGGTCAATTGACAGGTGGGTTGTTGGAAACACAATCCATGGATGAAATCTATGAGATGTTGCAAGTGAATGTGAACAGCCTGATTCAGCTGACTCACGGCTTGTTGCCAGGAATGCTTGCTCGCAAACGCGGTAAGATCATCAACAACTCAAGCGTTGCTGCCTACATGTATTTCCCTTCAAACTCCACGTATGCGGCATCCAAGTCAGCTGTCGTGGCCTTTACTCAATGCTTGCATGCCGAGTTAAAAGACACGGGTGTTTCGACTTTGCTTTTGATCACGCCGGGAATTAAGACTCGAATGTTTGATAAGGTTGTTGATGTTTTCAGTAAAAACATGGAAGTTCCGAATGATACTATTTCGCCGGCTCAATACGTTAAGATGATCCGTGAGGCGATTTTGCATGATATCGATGTCTTGGAGCCATCGGGCTTAACAGGCTGGGCGCTGAAAGCCGCGAAGTTTGCAAAGCCGCTGTTTGATTTTGAAGTGGGTCGTCGCTTCCGCCGCTAA
- a CDS encoding alpha/beta hydrolase, which translates to MLKREEGFFKGFDNTNLFFQVWDNPNSKGTIILTHGHGEHSECYHRLFEAFKDDQWSFYAWDLRGHGRSEGRRGYGVHFDDYCRDHKIFLDKVLSIEKVKKGPVVLYSHSMGSLVELKTLLQNPDIRHDALVISAPLLGLSMEVPLVKSSAAFLLNKILPKLTLGNELSNKSLTSDPDVIREYENDPLRHTKMSPGVFVGMLENWEYVRPRANEIKKPALFLLPEKDPVCSTPEALKFYERLGSKRKEIKVYPNAKHEIINDVMRETAFADIKRFLDSILESR; encoded by the coding sequence ATGCTCAAAAGAGAAGAAGGCTTTTTTAAAGGTTTCGACAACACCAATCTGTTCTTTCAAGTTTGGGACAATCCCAACTCGAAGGGCACGATCATTCTAACGCATGGACATGGTGAGCACTCAGAGTGTTATCATCGCCTCTTTGAAGCTTTCAAAGACGATCAATGGTCATTCTATGCCTGGGATCTTCGTGGACATGGTCGCTCGGAAGGTCGTCGCGGATACGGTGTTCATTTCGATGATTACTGCCGCGATCATAAAATCTTTTTGGACAAAGTTCTTTCCATCGAAAAAGTGAAAAAAGGCCCGGTTGTACTTTACAGTCACTCGATGGGTTCCTTGGTGGAGTTAAAAACTCTTTTGCAAAATCCCGACATCAGACATGATGCCTTGGTTATCAGCGCACCCCTTTTGGGATTATCCATGGAAGTTCCTTTGGTGAAATCTTCAGCCGCATTTTTGCTGAATAAGATTTTACCGAAACTGACTTTGGGGAATGAATTATCCAACAAATCACTAACCAGTGACCCTGACGTCATTCGCGAGTACGAAAACGATCCTCTTCGTCATACGAAAATGTCTCCTGGAGTTTTTGTGGGCATGTTGGAAAATTGGGAGTACGTCAGACCTCGTGCCAATGAAATCAAAAAGCCTGCTTTGTTTTTGCTTCCTGAAAAGGATCCTGTTTGCAGCACACCAGAAGCTTTGAAGTTTTATGAGCGCCTGGGCAGCAAACGCAAAGAAATCAAGGTGTACCCTAATGCTAAGCATGAAATCATCAACGATGTGATGCGCGAAACAGCTTTTGCTGATATTAAAAGATTTCTGGATAGTATTTTGGAGTCTCGTTAA
- the nadB gene encoding L-aspartate oxidase, translating into MSTHRSDVLIIGSGSAGLALALKMASHGKVIVLAKEKMTDTNSSMAQGGIAAVMSEEDSFEAHIQDTLVAGAGLCRETVVYNYIHQAPDRIEDLINWGVHFDLRKKGGEETDQIDLTREGGHSFRRILHFEDQTGLEIHRTLLARVREHDNITLLERFNAIDLIVNKEVDPTDMTPVTCIGAYALDKNTGEVHTFVAKNTALATGGAGKVYLYTSNWSGATGDGIAMAYRVGARIANLEFMQFHPTCLFHPSSRNFLISEALRGEGGVLIDAKGEPFMHKYHKLASLAPRDVVARSIDKEMKRTGAECVYLDMTKLDAEFLKQRFPTIYAKCMELGIDMTKQPIPVVPAAHYLCGGVLTDENGRTDIPGLWAIGETACTGLHGANRLASNSLLECLTTAHNCSEQLKAQGDSIKLFPMEPKAWTHPEESNDDEMIVITHMWEEIRRLMWNYMGIVRSNKRLERAQHRLENILSELKGYYSNMKIHSDILELRNIAIVANLSVECALRREESRGIHYNIDFPEQQDPAHDTIVVRGLI; encoded by the coding sequence ATGAGTACCCATCGCAGTGACGTTTTAATTATTGGTTCTGGTTCCGCCGGTCTCGCTTTAGCTTTGAAAATGGCTTCGCATGGTAAGGTGATCGTGCTTGCTAAAGAAAAAATGACCGATACCAACTCCTCGATGGCTCAAGGTGGAATCGCAGCTGTGATGTCGGAGGAAGACAGTTTTGAGGCCCACATCCAGGACACATTGGTGGCGGGAGCGGGTCTTTGTAGAGAAACCGTGGTCTATAATTACATCCACCAAGCCCCTGATCGTATTGAGGATTTAATAAACTGGGGTGTTCATTTCGACCTTCGAAAAAAAGGCGGAGAAGAAACAGATCAAATCGATTTGACGCGCGAGGGCGGACACAGCTTTCGCCGCATTTTGCACTTCGAAGATCAAACGGGTTTAGAAATTCACCGCACACTTTTGGCGCGAGTTCGTGAACACGATAATATCACTCTCCTGGAGCGCTTTAACGCCATCGATTTGATCGTGAACAAAGAAGTCGATCCAACAGACATGACTCCGGTGACTTGCATCGGCGCCTATGCGTTGGATAAAAACACAGGCGAAGTGCACACTTTTGTAGCAAAAAACACAGCCCTTGCAACCGGTGGCGCCGGGAAAGTCTACCTTTACACTTCCAATTGGAGTGGTGCGACCGGCGACGGCATCGCCATGGCTTACCGCGTGGGCGCGCGAATCGCGAATTTGGAGTTCATGCAATTTCACCCGACGTGTCTGTTTCACCCAAGCTCTCGCAACTTTTTGATTTCAGAAGCTTTGCGTGGTGAAGGTGGAGTTTTGATCGATGCGAAGGGCGAACCCTTTATGCACAAATATCACAAACTTGCCTCACTGGCTCCGAGGGACGTGGTGGCTCGCTCCATCGATAAAGAAATGAAACGCACCGGAGCCGAATGCGTTTATCTGGACATGACCAAGTTGGATGCAGAATTTTTGAAACAACGATTCCCCACAATTTATGCAAAGTGCATGGAACTGGGAATCGATATGACGAAGCAACCAATCCCCGTTGTTCCCGCCGCCCATTACCTTTGCGGTGGTGTTTTGACGGATGAAAATGGTCGCACCGATATACCGGGTTTGTGGGCAATTGGTGAAACAGCTTGCACGGGATTGCATGGCGCAAATCGTTTGGCCTCGAACTCACTTCTTGAGTGTTTGACGACAGCTCACAACTGTTCTGAACAACTCAAAGCACAAGGGGATTCGATTAAACTTTTCCCGATGGAACCCAAAGCCTGGACCCATCCCGAGGAATCCAATGACGATGAGATGATCGTCATCACTCACATGTGGGAGGAAATCCGTCGCCTGATGTGGAACTATATGGGGATTGTTCGCTCCAACAAACGCTTGGAGCGCGCACAACACCGTTTGGAAAATATTCTTTCCGAGCTTAAAGGTTATTATTCCAATATGAAAATCCACTCTGACATCCTGGAACTTCGTAATATTGCGATTGTTGCAAATCTGTCAGTGGAGTGTGCTCTTCGCCGCGAGGAAAGCCGTGGCATTCACTACAATATCGATTTTCCAGAACAACAAGACCCTGCACACGACACTATTGTGGTGCGAGGTTTGATCTAG